A window of the Cannabis sativa cultivar Pink pepper isolate KNU-18-1 chromosome X, ASM2916894v1, whole genome shotgun sequence genome harbors these coding sequences:
- the LOC133032460 gene encoding putative receptor protein kinase ZmPK1, whose product MATLFIIYFLFMSQISSSYSSDTLNEGSSLSVERPDQVLTSLNKVFAAGFFPVGVNSYYFSIWFNEPNSDQLNRTIVWIANRDRPVNGKRSKLSLLKTGNLILTDASLITVWNTDTTSSSQTKLKLFNSGNLVLIASDGVVLWQSFDHPTDTILQEQALAKDTKLVSSRSQGNFSSGFYRLFFDNDNLLRLAYNGFQLSSVYWPPPWLVSWEAGRSSYNNSKIAVLDSLGNFSSSDDFTFISADYGGSTQRRLKIDYDGNLRLYTRRNSSEKRWVVSWQAFSDPCKIHGHCGLNSLCSYDIVSGMVCSCIPGHKMRNSSDWSYGCEPEFKLTCLKNESNFMKLLNTEFYGYDYGFFPNYTFSACRDLCLQLCNCVGFQYSYFFAKDKVGFNCYPKVLLVNGYKTPMFFGDFYLRFPRNYSFSALPRFGLTCSNKLNSTILMPTKYFQRQEKELATFILWFICGVGIFEIMCVLLVWYFLFTRSQKNSSTHTREYLLAAARFKRFSFPELKKATQNFSKEIGRGSSGIVFKGVLSDSRVAAIKRLNNEANCQGEAEFLTEVNIIGRVNHMNLIAMLGYCVEGRHRLLVYEYLEHGSLTENLSRNDYALSWKTRFEIALGTAKGLAYLHEECLEWVLHCDVKPQNILLGSDFTPKVADFGLSKLLNRSGELEDHQFSRIRGTRGYMAPEWVTNQIITSKVDVYSYGIVVLEMLTGKNSATCNDQENRSGLVKWVREKVYESSKVATWLGNIMDPLMESEYDLEKMGVLLGVALKCVEEKKDARPSMSQVVKMLQDHD is encoded by the coding sequence ATGGCCACTTTGTTCATCATCTATTTTCTCTTCATGTCTCAAATTTCGTCTTCATACTCATCAGATACTCTAAATGAAGGGTCATCTCTCTCAGTAGAGAGACCAGACCAAGTTTTAACTTCATTAAACAAAGTTTTCGCAGCTGGCTTCTTCCCTGTTGGTGTGAACTCCTATTACTTCAGTATATGGTTTAATGAGCCCAACTCTGATCAGCTTAATCGCACCATAGTTTGGATAGCGAACCGTGATCGACCCGTCAATGGAAAACGCTCCAAGTTGAGCCTTTTGAAAACTGGTAATCTTATACTAACAGACGCTAGTTTGATCACAGTTTGGAATACAGATACTACGTCAAGTTCACAAACCAAGTTGAAGCTCTTTAACTCTGGCAACCTTGTTTTAATTGCTTCTGACGGTGTCGTTTTATGGCAAAGCTTCGATCACCCAACTGACACTATTCTTCAGGAGCAAGCACTCGCTAAAGACACTAAGCttgtttcttcaagaagccagGGAAATTTCTCGTCTGGTTTTTATAGGCTTTTCTTTGATAATGACAACCTTCTTCGTTTGGCTTATAATGGGTTTCAGCTTTCTAGTGTTTACTGGCCACCACCTTGGCTGGTAAGCTGGGAAGCTGGGAGGTCTTCGTataacaacagtaaaatcgctGTGCTCGATTCCTTGGGCAATTTCAGTTCATCTGATGATTTTACATTTATATCAGCAGACTATGGTGGCAGCACTCAAAGAAGATTAAAGATCGATTATGATGGAAATCTGAGGTTATACACTCGACGTAATTCGAGCGAGAAACGTTGGGTTGTCTCGTGGCAAGCATTTTCAGATCCTTGCAAGATTCATGGCCACTGTGGACTTAATAGCCTATGTAGCTATGATATTGTTTCTGGTATGGTGTGCTCTTGCATTCCAGGACATAAAATGAGAAATTCTTCTGATTGGTCTTATGGGTGTGAACCAGAATTCAAACTCACTTGCCTGAAAAATGAGTCCAATTTTATGAAGCTATTGAATACAGAGTTCTACGGGTATGACTATGGATTTTTTCCCAATTACACATTCTCGGCATGCCGAGATTTATGCTTGCAATTGTGTAATTGTGTTGGATTTCAGTACTCATATTTTTTTGCTAAAGATAAGGTTGGCTTCAACTGTTACCCAAAGGTGTTACTGGTTAATGGATACAAAACACCCATGTTTTTTGGAGACTTCTACTTGAGGTTTCCTAGAAACTACTCCTTCTCTGCATTGCCTAGATTTGGTTTGACTTGCTCCAACAAACTTAATAGTACTATACTTATGCCAACTAAGTATTTTCAAAGACAAGAGAAGGAGTTGGCGACATTCATACTTTGGTTTATATGTGGAGTTGGAATATTTGAGATCATGTGTGTTTTGTTGGTGTGGTACTTCTTGTTCACTAGAAGCCAGAAAAATTCAAGTACACATACAAGAGAATACCTCCTAGCAGCGGCTAGGTTTAAACGATTTAGCTTTCCTGAGCTTAAGAAGGCAACTCAGAACTTTTCAAAAGAGATTGGAAGAGGTTCCAGTGGAATTGTTTTCAAAGGTGTCCTATCGGATTCTCGAGTCGCAGCGATCAAAAGACTCAATAATGAAGCTAATTGCCAAGGAGAAGCTGAGTTTCTAACAGAAGTCAACATCATTGGGAGAGTGAACCACATGAACTTGATAGCGATGTTGGGGTACTGCGTAGAAGGAAGGCATAGGCTTTTAGTGTATGAATATCTGGAACATGGTTCCCTCACAGAAAATCTATCTAGAAATGATTATGCTCTTAGTTGGAAAACAAGGTTTGAAATTGCATTGGGGACAGCCAAAGGCCTTGCTTATTTGCATGAGGAGTGCTTGGAGTGGGTTCTACATTGTGATGTCAAGCCTCAAAACATACTCTTGGGATCTGATTTTACACCAAAGGTGGCAGACTTTGGGCTATCTAAGTTACTAAATCGATCAGGAGAGCTAGAAGATCACCAATTTTCTAGGATTAGAGGAACAAGAGGCTACATGGCTCCCGAGTGGGTTACGAACCAAATCATTACATCCAAAGTGGACGTCTATAGCTATGGAATTGTAGTGCTGGAGATGTTAACAGGAAAGAACTCAGCAACATGTAATGATCAGGAGAATAGATCAGGGCTCGTTAAATGGGTGAGAGAAAAGGTTTACGAAAGTTCTAAAGTAGCAACATGGCTAGGAAACATTATGGATCCATTGATGGAAAGTGAGTACGACTTGGAAAAAATGGGAGTTCTATTGGGAGTAGCACTTAAATGTGTAGAGGAAAAGAAAGATGCAAGACCAAGTATGAGCCAAGTAGTAAAGATGCTTCAAGATCACGATTAA